In the Helicobacter cetorum MIT 99-5656 genome, TTTAAAAAAGCCCTAGAATTTTATGGTGAGCAAATTAAGGGTGTTTTGGTGGATTTGGGGGTGAGTTCCTTACAGCTTGATGATGAAAATAGGGGTTTTGGTTTCCATTCGCACACTTTGGATATGCGTATGGATTTAGAGAGTGAGCTGAATGCTAAAAAAGTTATCAACTCTTATTCTGTGGTGGCTTTAGAAAAAATCTTTAGAGATTATGGCGAAGTGAGAGACTATAAAAAAATCGCTCACCACATTGTAGAACGCCGAGCTAAAAAGCCTTTTGAAGATGCTAAGGATTTAAGCTCTTTTATTAGCTCTCTCTCTAAGAATAAGAAAATCCACCCAGCTACTTTGATTTTCCAAGCGATTCGTATAGAAGTGAATAATGAACTAGAAGAATTAAAAGGGTTTTTAGAAAGTGCGAAAAATCTTAAGGGAGCGATTTTGTGCGTTATATCGTTCCATTCCTTAGAAGATGTGTTGGTAAAAAACGCCTTCAAAAACTATGCGAAAAATTGCATCTGTGATGTTTCAAGTTTTAGATGCACTTGCTCTAACAATAACGCACTTGGTGAAATACTCACTAAAAAGCCCATTGTTCCAAGTGCAAAAGAAATTGCAGAAAATAGGCGTTCAAGAAGTGCCAAAATGAGAATTTTTAGGTTTAAGTCTTGAATCCTTTAGAAGAACCCTTAAAATCTCAAGAACACTTTGTGCGTATAGAAGATTACGAAAAGAAAGAATTATTTGCCGAAACTACAAATGAAAATTCACATGGACTCTCATTAATGGTTTTAATAGGAGTATTAGTTGTGGGGGGAATCTTTTTAGCTCTATTAGTGCCTAAAGTCTATTTAAGCAACAATATTTATTATACAAGCCGTAAAATTAATGCCTTAGAAGACCAAAAACGCTTGCTTTTAGAGGAACAACAAATTATAAAAAATAAATTAGAAAAAGAGCGTTTTAAATACTACATAGAAAATAGTGAGAATATTGGCGATATTGCATTTTAATTGATAGCAAACATCTCCTAAAAACAAAGGCTTGTCTTTAAAATTTTGTTTCAATTATGAAATATCAAGCCTTTTTAATCCCTTTTAAAACTCTAATTTCAAAAAAAAAAAACAATTTCTTTGTATTGTATAATGAGAACTCTACGGACTAACAAGGATAACAATGAAAAAATTATACACTTCGCTTTTATTGTTTGCTACCTTACAAGCCCACCAAAAAAGCGGCTTTTTCATAGAGGGGGGTTTTGAAACTGGGCTTTTACAAGGCACCAAACAGCAAGAGAATCAAGTTAAGAGAGAATATATTGATGCGGTTACACACAATACCTATGCCGACTATTTGCCTCTAAACACGATTTTAAAGGGGGCGACTAATTTATTTGGCGATGCTAACGCCATATCACAATTACAATTTTCAGCTTTACACCCTATTAAAGTGAGTATGAAAAATAATGAACT is a window encoding:
- the rsmH gene encoding 16S rRNA (cytosine(1402)-N(4))-methyltransferase RsmH, which encodes MQTIENLHQSVLLQEVLQAFKPLESGVFIDCTLGLGGHSKSILSQNPHLKLVGIDKDKFARELAKERLKEFENRYSIMSGGFLQCFKKALEFYGEQIKGVLVDLGVSSLQLDDENRGFGFHSHTLDMRMDLESELNAKKVINSYSVVALEKIFRDYGEVRDYKKIAHHIVERRAKKPFEDAKDLSSFISSLSKNKKIHPATLIFQAIRIEVNNELEELKGFLESAKNLKGAILCVISFHSLEDVLVKNAFKNYAKNCICDVSSFRCTCSNNNALGEILTKKPIVPSAKEIAENRRSRSAKMRIFRFKS